The following proteins are encoded in a genomic region of Tachysurus fulvidraco isolate hzauxx_2018 chromosome 22, HZAU_PFXX_2.0, whole genome shotgun sequence:
- the prkab2 gene encoding 5'-AMP-activated protein kinase subunit beta-2 codes for MGNTSDRLATDRHGPKAHRADGVVHKDHEPSKMVDSTDDPNIFNTHGPEVKAPVEKDLPPDLNDLVKTSHQERPTVIRWAGGGKDVYISGSFDNWNTKIPLNKSHNDFVAILDLPEGEHQYKFFVDGQWLHDPSKPVVTSQMGTINNLIEVKKSDFEVFDALKVDSLECSDTSDLSSSPPGGYGQEMYMFRPEERFKAPPILPPHLLEVILNKDTNVSCDPALLPEPNHVMLNHLYALSIKDGVMVLSATHRYKKKYVTSLLYKPI; via the exons ATGGGCAATACCAGCGACCGTCTAGCCACAGATCGCCATGGACCAAAAGCCCATCGCGCAGATGGTGTTGTCCATAAAGACCATGAACCCAGCAAGATGGTGGACAGCACAGATGACCCTAACATCTTTAATACACACGGCCCTGAAGTAAag GCACCAGTAGAGAAGGATTTGCCTCCAGATTTGAATGACCTGGTGAAAACTAGCCACCAGGAGCGTCCAACTGTGATACGCTGGGCAGGAGGAGGGAAGGACGTCTATATCTCTGGCTCCTTTGACAACTGGAACACCAAGATCCCACTTAATAAAAG CCACAATGACTTTGTTGCGATCCTGGACTTGCCCGAGGGTGAACATCAGTACAAGTTCTTTGTTGATGGCCAGTGGCTTCACGATCCATCTAag cCGGTTGTGACCAGTCAAATGGGAACCATCAACAATTTGATCGAGGTGAAGAAATCTGACTTTGAGGTTTTTGATGCGTTGAAGGTGGACTCTCTCGAGTGCTCAGACACCTCTG ATCTGTCCAGCTCTCCTCCCGGTGGTTACGGACAGGAAATGTACATGTTCCGACCAGAAGAGCGTTTTAAGGCCCCGCCCATCCTTCCTCCTCACCTCCTTGAAGTCATCCTCAATAAAGACACCAACGTTTCA TGTGATCCTGCTCTGCTGCCTGAACCCAACCACGTCATGCTCAACCATCTGTATGCACTCTCAATAAAG GATGGTGTGATGGTCCTCAGTGCGACTCACAGGTATAAGAAGAAGTACGTCACCTCTCTGTTATACAAACCCATCTGA
- the cactin gene encoding cactin: protein MEAKKHERFSSRSRERIKSREVRSRSPEDTERNRHVEGARRRTRSESSGSRSSDDSRERRQKQTACSNDSDSDTRARRHRSCGAARDRNNSPLDDRDREKHNKKSQRKEKREHRQSRSSSRSSTRSSAERRHVRDRDSRDRDRGRQRSAEHRSKSSSRERRRERDEDRRRSRGRERKSEDRDRNRKRNDRDDTKDRRQRRRSSSGSSVSSASSASEQGDNKEGKVALSAKEERKKQKEMMKALETPEEKRARRLAKKEAKERKKREKMGWSEEYMGYTNADNPFGDNNLLGTFKWQKALELKGIGHLGEKELKERNKLIQEENRRELQKVKQLRLEREREKSMREQELEMLQREKEAEHFKTWAEQEDNFHLHQAKLRSKIRIRDGRAKPIDLLAKYISAEDDDLSVEMHEPYTFLNGLTVTDMDDLLEDIKVYMELEQGKNVDFWRDMTTITEDEISKLRKLEASGKGPGDRREGINTSVSKDVQSVFKGKTYSQLQALNMNIESKIQAGGSNLDIGYWESLMQQVRVYMARARLRERHQDVLRQKLYKLKQEQGVESEPLFPIIKEEPDAENPVTNAENPSRSSSSQAEESKDKEEESGDERPGPSSRASAEKEGGEGGGDAEEGEDGEKSGAVESVLTEEDLIQQSQAEYDSGRYSPVLLQPSELPLDTHVVDAEEDLQRLQLARRQLQVTGDANESAEDAFVRRAKEGMGGDEAQFSVEMPLTGKMYMWADKYRPRKPRFFNRVHTGFEWNKYNQTHYDFDNPPPKIVQGYKFNIFYPDLIDKRSTPQYFLEPSPDNKDFGILRFHAGPPYEDIAFKIVNREWEYSHRHGFRCQFANGIFQLWFHFKRYRYRR from the exons ATGGAAGCCAAGAAACATGAGCGATTTAGTTCCCGTTCAAGGGAAAGAATTAAGAGTAGAGAAGTCAGATCTCGATCTCCGGAGGATACAGAAAGGAATCGACATGTAGAAGGTGCACGAAGACGAACTCGGTCAGAGAGCAGCGGGTCGAGAAGCAGTGATGATTCTAGAGAGAGACGACAAAAACAAACCGCCTGCTCAAATGATTCAGACAGCGACACACGGGCAAGGAGACACCGCTCGTGTGGAGCTGCTAGAGACAGAAACAA CTCACCGCTTGATGACCGTGATAGAGAGAAACACAATAAGAAGAGTCAAAGGAAGGAGAAACGAGAGCACAGGCAGAGCAGGAGTTCATCTCGTTCTAGCACACGCTCCAGTGCGGAGAGACGGcatgtgagagacagagacagcaggGACAGAGACAGGGGGAGACAGAGGAGTGCTGAGCACAGGAGCAAGAGCTCCAGCCGAGAGAGACGGCGGGAGCGAGATGAAGACAGAAGGAGGAGCAGAGGGAGGGAAAGGAAGAGCGAGGACAGGGACCGGAACAGGAAGAGGAACGATCGCGATGACACCAAGGACAGACGGCAGAGGAGGAGGTCATCCTCAGGCTCGTCAGTGTCCTCCGCATCTTCTGCTTCTGAGCAGGGTGACAATAAAGAAGGAAAAGTTGCTTTGTCAGCCAAAGAAGAGCGGAAGAAGCAGAAGGAGATGATGAAGGCTTTGGAGActccagaagagaagagagctCGTCGACTAGCTAAGAAAGAAGCCAAGGAGAGGAAGAAGCGTGAGAAAATGGGCTGGAGTGAAGAGTACATGGGATACACTAATGCAGACAACCCGTTTGGAGACAACAACCTGCTGGGCACCTTCAAATGGCAGAAG GCTCTTGAGTTGAAGGGAATTGGGCACTTGGGTGAAAAAGAGCTGAAGGAGAGGAACAAGCTTATCCAGGAGGAGAATCGCAGGGAGCTGCAGAAG GTGAAGCAGTTACGTCTGGAGCGAGAACGGGAGAAGTCCATGCGGGAGCAGGAGTTGGAGATgctgcagagagagaaggaagcaGAGCATTTTAAAACCTGGGCAGAGCAAGAGGACAACTTTCATCTGCATCAGGCCAAGCTCAG GTCTAAGATCCGTATCCGAGATGGCCGAGCCAAGCCCATTGACCTGCTGGCCAAATACATCAGCGCTGAAGATGATGACCTTTCTGTAGAAATGCATGAACCGTACACCTTCCTGAATGGACTCACGGTCACGGACATGGACGACCTGCTGGAGGACATCAAG GTTTATATGGAGTTGGAACAGGGGAAAAATGTGGATTTTTGGAGAGACATGACCACTATCACAGAGGATGAGATCAGTAAACTGCGCAAACTAGAAGCTTCAGGGAAAGGCCCAG GTGACCGGCGTGAAGGTATCAACACCTCTGTGAGTAAAGATGTGCAGTCTGTGTTTAAAGGTAAAACATACAGCCAGCTGCAGGCactgaacatgaacatagagAGTAAGATCCAGGCCGGAGGCTCAAACCTGGACATCGGCTACTGGGAGAGTCTTATGCAGCAGGTGCGAGTCTACATGGCACGGGCAAG actgagagagaggcaTCAGGATGTCCTGAGACAGAAACTCTATAAGCTGAAGCAGGAGCAGGGGGTAGAAAGTGAACCACTCTTCCCCATTATCAAGGAGGAACCTGACGCTGAGAATCCAGT tacAAATGCGGAGAATCCTTCTAGATCGTCTTCCTCACAGGCAGAGGAAAGTAAagacaaagaggaagagagtgGAGATGAGAGGCCAGGGCCGAGCTCTAGAGCCTCTGCAGAGAAGGAGGGAGGTGAGGGAGGAGGAGACGCAGAAGAGGGTGAGGATGGAGAGAAAAGCGGAGCAGTGGAGTCCGTGCTGACGGAGGAGGATCTGATACAGCAGAGCCAGGCCGAGTACGACTCAGGTCGTTACAGTCCTGTGCTCCTGCAGCCCTCCGAGCTCCCACTCGACACACATGTCGTTGATGCAGAAGAAGACCTCCAGCGCCTCCAGCTCGCTCGCAGACAGCTGCAGGTCACAG GCGACGCCAACGAGAGCGCAGAGGATGCGTTTGTGCGACGTGCAAAAGAGGGCATGGGGGGTGACGAGGCCCAGTTCAGCGTCGAGATGCCCCTGACTGGGAAAATGTACATGTGGGCTGACAAATACCGGCCACGCAAGCCTCGCTTCTTTAACCGTGTGCACACAGGCTTTGAGTGGAACAAGTACAACCAGACGCACTACGATTTTGACAACCCACCCCCCAAAATCGTCCAGGGTTACAAGTTCAACATCTTCTACCCGGACCTGATCGACAAACGTTCCACGCCTCAGTACTTCCTTGAGCCGAGTCCGGACAACAAGGACTTTGGCATCCTGCGTTTTCACGCCGGGCCGCCATACGAGGACATCGCGTTTAAGATAGTCAACCGTGAATGGGAATACTCGCATCGACACGGCTTCCGCTGCCAGTTTGCCAATGGCATCTTTCAGCTGTGGTTTCATTTCAAGCGCTATCGCTACAGGAGATGA